ATTActgtgtagggaaggaatgggagGGATTACTTGAAGGAAGTAGAAAGCTTTTTACCTGTGACTCCTGATTCTTACAGGATGTGACTATATAGAAGCACTCATGCAGTTATACCTATATCACAAACAGCTCTTAAATTGCTTACTGAGAATGTTGGGAgttgttgtaaaaaaaaacaaaaaaaaaaacaacctgtgtCTAACACACAGAGTTATTTTATTCACTGGGAACAGGTAGAATACATTAgccaaaataaaaacatgtttccCTTTGTAGCATATAATATGTTTTGATTTCCCCATCATCATATTAAAATGCGCCTCTACAGGTCACGGTTCATTTGTTAACTATAATCTTTACCTTTTTTTTCCTTCAGACAGTAAGCTAGTTAGGGGAGGGACATCCTCCCCACCTGTTAATGTTACTTGTAACATCATATTACTTGCATATTGTTGCAGACTATTGTACATCACCTCTGAGTATGTTGGTGCTTCACAAATATACTACTATTGTTAATCCTATTTTTACTTGACCTCAGTAATTCTCCCACAGTAATCACCCCTGTGCTATAAAAACAAGGACAAAACAACATTTACATAGATAATTGTAGgcgatataatttaatttaatttcgctTTCAGAAATTTGGTGACAGATTTGCAATCTTTAATATAGTACCAGATGACATACAGCCCAGATGTAGCTCTTGAGTCATGCAGTCTATTCACCTGTTCACCATAGTtgtttttaattcatttatttattttaaacatcgcAACTAGATCTCTGTTATCGTTATTAAACATGGAATAAACTAGGATGTATTTATTTGTCCTAAAAAGGATTGCATTAACATAAATGTTCCTTTATTTAGATTTAAATTTTATATGCATCTATCTTCAACACAttgctatattattttattttaaaaaacaaaacaaaaaacccccACATAAACCCAGTCATATGTATTATTAGGGATAGAAGGAACTCTTATATGTCTATGACCAATCAGAGCCATGTCTTTTTTGTTGTAATATTTATAGTTTGTTTAACGTAGTGTAGTGAAAAGTGTGTATAATAAAAGTGCATTATAACGTTTTCATAGGTTGTTCATATTTATGTTCGTATTTAAAAAGGAGATGTATTAGTCGTTGGAATTTATTTAGGGGGTTTTAAGAGGTTCAGACAAATGACTCTATACATAGGAAATAAAAGCTAAATGAGGAATTAAAGATAGTGTTAACGCAAGAACATTGTTGTTGTTATACATATAGAGCACCAACATGTTTCATAGTGTAGTACAACAGACAGCGAGAGAATGACTATATGCCGAGAAAATAGGGGGATGcataagcaaaataaataaatattatttacacAACTTTACACAACTGAATGAGTTGACTGAATGAATGTGAATTAATTTTTATgtaagtaaaatacattttatatgacTTTGATTAATTAGTAGGttattactttgtttttttttataatacaagATTATGATTTGCATATGTTCCTAGATCTGTTCATCTAGACTCAAGAGCATTATTAACTGCTAATCAGTGGGTACTTTGTGCTGATACAAATGACATGTCTCTTTAAATGGCATAAAATATTCTGCAGTTCAGTACACCATCATTATTGCCAAACACAATAGGAGATTTATAGATAATTGCATTATAAACATTCAGATGACATTTTAGTGGgtggttttattaaataaatgaataaaacacaGTTGGGATGTTCAAACTACGATAAACAATGAAATCAGTTTATCGTGAtatgattataatttttttgtgaagATTGGCAGGCAGTCCCTAAATACAAAGCTTGTCAATGCACTTCATATTTTAAAAGGGCATAACTGTAGTACTCATTTCCTTTATGTCTTCTGTCCTAACAGGTCTAAAAGACAGGTTGCACTTGAAGCCCGCCATGTCCAGATCGGGGGACAGGACTTCTACCTTTGACCCGAGCCATAGTGACAATCTACTGCATGGTCTAAATCTGCTTTGGAGGAAGCAATTGTTTTGTGATGTGACTTTGACAGCCCAGGGCCAGCAATTCCACTGTCACAAGGCTGTGCTTGCGTCTTGCTCCCAGTATTTCAGATCACTTTTCTCCAGCCACCCAGGCCAGGAtgggctgccctctgtccctaagGACCAGCAACAGCAGACAGAGGAGCCAGGAACACCCTCCTCATCCCCAGACGACAAGCTTCTGGTGAGTCCCAGGGCCATTAACAATCTGGTTCTTCAGGGCTGCTCCTCAATAGGACTCCGACTGGTACTGGAGTATCTTTATACAGCCAATGTTACATTGTCATTGGACACAGTGGAGGAGGTCCTGTCTGTCAGCAAGATCCTGCACATACCTCAGGTTACTAAACTATGTGTACAGTTTCTCAATGACCAGATCTCTGTGCAGAACTACAAACAGGTGTGCAAAATTGCAGCCTTGCATGGTCTGGAGGAGACCAAGAAGCTGGCTAACAAGTACCTGGTAGAGGATGTCCTCTTACTCAACTTTGAAGAGATGCGTTCCATGCTGGACTCTCTCCCACCTCCAGTTGAGTCCGAACTCGCTCTCTTCCAGATGTCTGTGCTCTGGCTGGAGCACGATAGGGAAACGAGAATGCAATATGCACCAGACTTAATGAAGAGGCTTCGCTTTGCCCTCATACCAGCACCAGAGTTAGTAGAGAGGGTACAGTCAGTAGATTTCATGAGGTCTGATCCCGTGTGCCAGAAGCTACTTTTGGATGCTATGAACTACCACCTAATGCCTTTCAGACAACATTGCAGGCAGACCTTAGCCAGCAGGTGAGATTGTGCTTTTTTTGTTCTGTGACAATTAAATTAGTATCTGATCTGATAGACCTAAACTCTTCATgacgccattttttttttcaatgggtgCCTTATATGGGCTCTGACATTACTTGCTATCATTATGTGATAGCATTGTTATTCACATCATTATATTGATAATGTGATGATGTTTTCTTGACGTGACAGTGGAGCAAAAAGATCATTAGGATAAACCAGTAGGCAAGGACATATCTATCAGATACTACAGTATCAATATAGTCTTCTACAGGCGAAGTGAAAAATAGATctattattgtttaatttttttattttttttttcagactttTTAGAATGTAACAGCATGCAACAGTATATACAGGACATATATTGTACATACCCAGTAAGTCTGAGTTGGTGAGGTTTACAGAGTATTTTACACAGGTGAAGCAGACACTGTTGCAGATTCAACCACTGACTatcgtatatttattttatgtggtGTCACCATAAGCATGAGGCAGTGACATGGCTTAGCTTGCGGAGAGCCACGTGTAATTTATACTATAGCAATTTAATTTTGCAGCACAGGGTTTTATTATTCCTTTGCAAGAGCTCAACGCGTACTTTTATTCTTGCAGTTAGGCCTGACAAATGTCCCAGACACTTTAGGAAGCACCAGCTTACGTCAGAGAAACTCCTTAAAGaggatcacaaaaaacacactatctATGTGATGTTAACGTTTTTTTGTAAATGGTTTAATGGTTAATGTGTGCATGGTTAATTACCTGAAGTGTGTATGGAACACATCTCCCAGCATGCAACTGACCTCCTCATGCTCActggttgcttttttttttacatctttgtAATATGCTTTATAACTAGCCAACAAAACAGGAAGTAAGAGTAGGGTAATTCCTGTGTTATAAGACATTAGAAAACATTTAGGTTATcactaaaaataaagtttaaacacatcatttgttgttgttttcaTGCTCTGTTAATCGTTGTAAAGATCATTTTTATGTtatgattcctttttttttttttttttaaatacgcaGTCTTGTCGAGATCTGAGAATTAATTAGGAAATTAACTCATGAAGCATTAACGTTGTAAGATCCATGTGTTTGTCTACTCACTTAATTTAGCTAGCCTATAagtttcattaaaggaccactctaggcacccagaccacttcagcttaatgaagtggtttgggtgccaggtccctctaggattagcccttttttttaataaacatagcagtttcagagaaacttctatgtttataatagggttaatccagcctccaaatcctctaatggctgtctcactgacagtcgctagaggcgcttgcgtgattctcactgtgaaaatcacagtgagagcacgcaagcgtccataggaaagcattgtaaatgctttcctatgagaccggctgaacgcgcgcagctcttgccgcgcatgcgcattcagccgaaagggaggatcggaggaggagagctccccgcccggcgctggaatgaaggtaagttttaaccctttcctcatcccagagcccggcgggagggggtccctgagggtgggggcaccctcagggcactatagtgccaggaaaacgagtatgttttcatggcactatagtggtcctttaatgaacaaAATTCATTTTGCAACATCGACAACACTAcatgtaaatatatgtgtagcTACCTGCTgagaacaagatttttttttaagctacCTGTTTGCTTAAATTCTGTGTTTGTGCTTGTCAAAACAATGACGCAAATTGTGCTTTGGCACTTTATATCTGTAATACATGTCTTAAACCTTTTTGTTGCTGTAACATAAATTGGTGTGCTCTTATATCAAAGAGCATAATGAAATAGAGCTACATTTCTTTAAAGAGTGAAGGGTAATTTTTGCTGGCTGAGTATTATAGGAAATGTTTTTTGCAAACATATGAGTGAATGCGAAGGTCAGCTATTACTGTCAGAGATCATAGGTCGGGTTATCAGTTTTTCTTGGCATGGTTGCTTGTTATAACAAATACTTGGTATATAGTCAGATAAATAGGGTATTATTCTAATGGTGATTACACACATTTAATCTGACAGTTTAATTCCTAAAAACAATGATATGCCAAATCAGTGGAATCAAGGACCTGGCATTGTCTTGTTGCGAAGAACACACAATTAATGTTTTATTTGCTTTAAAGTAGTTGTGTCACCAAACTATACTTTGTATGTATAAAGTTAGAAGCTGTTATAAAATATTCACTTTGACTTGATGGAATTTCGTAATCTCTCTCAAAacaaatcataagacaaagtaggaccTACGTTGTCTTATGATCAAGACTGaggttgacaaaacttgacaaaaggttGAGTTTCGTCTGAATTGCTACAGCTTGGGAGAAGTGGGATAATCAGGCTTCTTCTTGCAGATTGTGAGACTTTGTGTATGGCTGACGTTAAGGTTATATTCTTGCGCATGCACGAGTCTATAGTCCTGACACGCCTCTTAGCAGAGAGAAAAGCTGAGCTGAGGAGATCCCCAAAGATGACAGAGACAATATAGTATTTGCACAATATATTGCCTGTATTCTAGTTTTCTGTTAAAACAGCTAGAGATGCAGCAATTGCATCGCCATTAGTTATCTCTAatcgtttttttgttaaatttacaTGAGCATGTGGTAAGTTCAGGTGTATATGATTGTGAACACTACACACataatttatataaagtaaaAGGATTGGCAGCTACTAGACCTCTTACTGTTCAATGAAGATCCCCCTACAACTGCACCCTACctatatataggaaaaaaataaccataaccactacagcagctgcctcccccctcctgttgtaagtagtcaaacagttttagaatggtttgacattTTACCTAGAATCCCCCAGAAGCCTCAATTCCCTCAGTGGTGCTGGACTTACCTCTTTGGGTGAAACAAATCAGTGCTTTATGTGTATGCAAATTTTAGGATAATATTTTAGTGTCCTCTTCTTCCTAGTATCAACTAGGTCCTTCGTGTCTGTAACAGTTTAGAAAGAACAGAAGCAGCTAGTCTCCCTGATATAAAATAGGAAACAAAAAGAGAGTAGCTGGCCATGCTATAATACACCACAATATGTATACAAAATATTATAGTCAATGCTCAACTGGTATGGGTCAATTTGGTCTGgcatgcagaaaaaaaacaaacaggattCTATAAGGGAAATACCTATTCCCTCACCAGGTACATAACAGTCATAGAATAGGAATAATTCCCAAGTACACCAATGATTTTAGTACAAAgatagtttttatttgtttagataTATGATTAATACGAACGTGCAGTTGTGTAAAACAGAAGTACAAACAAATGCCATCAAATGTTCAAAACTACATGCACAGTAATGAAGTGCTTAAGGCATAAAGTGCTTTtaccaaaaacccataaaacataAACAAGGTATACTGACCTAGAGCCTGGAGACCAAAAATCAACCACACTTTGGTCCTTGACCTTTCTCAAGGGGGATCTAGAAGCTGTTATATTAAATGAATTGTATGGGCTTGATATAATCCcctttattaaagaatatattaaTAGTATTCCTTTTTAATCCACCCCCACCACGATCCCCTTTATTAAGGAATATATTAATAGTATTCCTTTTTAATTCACCCCCACAGCTGAACCcctttattaaataatatattaatagtattcatttttaattcaccctcaccccctttcccctttattaaagaatatattaaTAGTATTCCTTGTTAATTCACCCACCTCCATATCCACTTTATTAAGGAACATATTAATAGTATTCCTATTTAATTCACCCTCATCCCCTTTCCCCTTTATTAAAGAATGTATTAATAGTATTTCTTTTTAATTCCCCCCTACGCCTATCCACTTTAATAAAGAAGTATTAATAATATTCCCTTTTAATTCACCCTCACCCCGATCCCCTTTATTATATAACATATTAATAGTATTCGTATTTAATTCATCCccaacccctttcccctttattAAAGAATGTATTAATAGTATTCCTTTTTAATTCACCCTCATCCCCTTTCGCCTTTATTAAAGAATGTATTAATAGTATTTCTTTTTAATTCCCCCCCCCTACACCTTTCCCCTTTATTAAAGAAGTATTAATAATATTCCCTTTTAATTCACCCTCACCCCGATCccctttattatataatatattaatagtaTTCATATTTAATTCATCCccaacccctttcccctttattAAAGAAATTGGCTCTAGCAGAGCACAGTAATAATTCTCAGTGAGGCAGTTCAGGTAGCTGGCGATACAATCATCCCCATTTCTTGGACCTTCTCTTGCTCATTTGGAAAGAACGCACATGCCTGCCATAGCCAAAAAAAGCTTTAGCAGGGTACTTTAATTGTAGTACtaaactaaaaactgaaatgcTGGCCATTACTACTAAACTGGCATAATGAACATATTCTGATCTATGCCCCTATCATTATTATGACTAACATTAGTACTAATTGTATTATACTATATAGCCTTGCATAAAGAGATGCAGTCTAGCGCTGCAAACATGGAGCTGTGCAGAGTGTACCTGGCTAACCTTCAAAGCTTACACTCCTGCCAAGAAACACACAGCTCAATGTGGTGAAGAGAATGGGAAACGCGTGGGTTGGACCTTGCCCATGACTGGGAGCTAAACAGACCCCGCACAGTATCTCAGAACCCTCTAATACGTTGTCTAACATGACAGATGAGCACATGGCCCATGGGTTCAATGTACCACAGGCACAAAAGGGAGAAAACGTACtctaaaaatacaattaaaatagacaaacagacagacatacacacacacagacaaagataGTTTTATGTCTTCCTGCCTGTCCTATCCTCTTATTTACACGCAGCATGCTTCCCCCCAAAGTGCAGGTCAGTCTGATCAGTGTCTAAACTCTCTATGTCCACTGCCGTGGAGGCCAATCAGGAACAGTGTAAAGGCAAAGGGGCAAGGTTATGATGCATAACTCTTTTTTATAACTAAAAGAAATGACAGGaattaaacagaaaataataattttttaaaaagggtATGAGCCTAGTACCTATCAAATAAGCGTAAGTCATCTCAATGAGACGACTTACGCTTTaagtcatccatccatccatactttaattcttTCATCTAAGTGTATGCCAATGTGTTCTAGCAGGTTGGGAATCAGAATCACTGATAGAAAAATAGAATTTCCAGCACTGTTGGTGGGTAGTTATACTGTTCAGTAGTTGCCCCTTAGgggagaaggtaaaaaaaaaaaaaataaaatgaaacaggaTGGAATTAGAGTGACTTTTGCATAGATGAGCAGGTTTCTACCGCTGGATCAGTGAAAAGCACTGGCAAGGCTCCACTTTGGGGATACGTTCTGTACGATCCCATTCTCACCTGTTGTATTGTAGCCACTGGTACTCAGGGGAGATCAACAATGGAAATGGTGAAGcagccaaataaaataaaagggaaaaaaaagaataaaacaaatcaACCCTTTGAGTACTAATGAACCGAGCGACAAATTACTCTACAATCAGTTTTAGCGTTCAAAGTGTTGATACAacagtaaaagataaaaaaaaaaaaaatggtatcttTAATTCTGTGTCTAATTACGTAAAAATCACACATATGAGATTTTCTATGTCATGAAAGTCTTGTCTCCCGTCTCAGAATATAACCTTTATCATTTTTCAAGGTTCTCTGAGTGTAAAAtgacttataataataatttaactaaTATGATTTTTGATGTGTAACTTTAATACCAAACCTTATCACAACTGCAGGGCATTTCCTGTGTACTCAGCCGTAAAAAGCGATGATTTATATGGATAATAAGGGAGAGGGAAAAAAGAACTTGTAATTCAGGGTGGAACTTAAACAAATGGCAAGCTAAGACCTTATTTTTCTGGTCTTCACCAGTAAAGGATGTGcatcttttttttaatgattttcctGCTCATCTCTTCCCTCAAACTTATTGTGACACGATTATGGGAAGATGTACGAAACATAGAACAGATTACTGTTGGGAGCCGGGACGGCAAGTTTTAATAGCACTCATTCTTCTTCTTTTCTGTTTTGGGTGAAGAATTCGATCCAACAAGAAAATGTTATTATTAGTGGGTGGATTGCCCCCTGGGCCAGACCGACTGCCCAGCAATCTGGTTCAGTATTACGATGACGAAAAGAAGACGTGGAAAATACTTACAAGTAAGTCATATTGGTTTTTGGACAGTCAATCAGATACATATGTAAATAATgtgtttagattaaaaaaaagttaatatttcCTTTCGGAGTAGGGCTTGTTGTAAAAGCAAAGTCTGAAAAAAGTTTCAATTACATTGTACATTTTGCTTTGTAGCACCTTGTTTTTTGCATTTCAAACATTATAATAAGAATAAAAGTGTTGGTGAGTTTAAATACTCTTTACGTTTTTAATGTTATGTCCCTATTTTCCTTGACAACCACCAAAGCTGTCAGAGGTTTAATGCCATGGTCTTAGTAGGGCTGaaaatttcaaatatatttaaatctaaattatCTCGTTGACTAGGGTGTTGATTATTGAGAATTCCGAAAAGACCTTAATATATAAGTATCGCTTTGCCGATGCATATTATACTTGTTGGTGATATTGATGCTCAGATTCTGATTAAAGTGACTTTGTGAATGCACATTAGAGATCAGTAGCTAATCCCAGTAGAAGCTCATCTGTCACTTGACAGTTGGCATAATCAGCTGAAAATATTCCTATACATTGCAGATAGTTTCATTAGTTAGAGCTACTGCTTGATAATCTGACAAATTTTCAGATTGGAGGTGGTATTAGTAACTTTTCTGTAAGTTTATAATGATATGGGCACTTcatctgtgtatgtatttgtacatTATTGTTCTATATTTTGTTCTATTTATATGTTACATAATAAGAGTggaaatcttaaaaaaaatgtttgggtgcactgtgtaggtgtaTCCATAAtcagtaagattttttttaaagcatatccATGTGGCCAGTTAATGCTGGATAACCTTTAAGGTTCCATACAGGAACAGTATTTTCAATGGGCCTGGAAGGTCACACATTAAAAGGAATGTCAATccttacaaaatgtatatattttaatgcatttgcATAACTGCCTTAAAATGGTTACAAAATGTATATAGTTTAATGCATATGCATAACTGCCTAAAATCCTACCTTACCCAGCTGCAAAACATCAAGTATTTAAATAGTGAATATTTTACAAGTTAAATAAAAATTACTCACATTAACCTTGTACTTTCACGTATGTTGCCCAGGGAAGGTTTGCAGGCTTTGAAGGTTTTCCAATGTTCTTGTGAGATCCATAATTTTGTCCAACACAGGAGGCTGCTGGCATGGCCAATGCATTATGCCAGCATTAGTTGTAAAGTAAACACAGGTAGTGACGCTGAAGTTAAGATATTGTCAATATAGATCTTTCTTTTCAGGGAGTGTTAACAGAGGATGCATGAGGCACAACAAGGGAATCTATGGCTAGGGCTTCAGAAATTATGTAATTTAACTCCTGATAATTGAGCAACGAGACTGCACTGGCATGGTCTATGCACCAAATCACTTGTAGCTGAGTAGTATTGTACTAAAGTGAAGTAGTAGTTTAGTTAACCAATTTTCCTTCTAACGATTTTTTGTGCATATACTCCAATATGCATTGTGTATATTGATTGCTATAGGCAGATTGGTGTTCGGGGTGATATACTTATAAAGTAATTCATATTTTACCAGCATATTAAAACtgtttgaaaagtaaaaaaatatatatatttattttgtttggcaTTTATGTTTATTGataaaacatgaaaaacattAGTACATTTGGAACTCTGATCATTTAAAGTTGTAGGTACAAAATGTGAACGTATTATATgcttaaaatattttacattttatttgtttctttcaaacaacaaatacacataaatgcaacaaatatgtatacataaatacaatGTTAAATATATTGGctatatttggcttttttttttttgaatacttATACCACTGAATAATCAAAGTTCCAAATATTATACAATGCCTGGTCAATAGGCTTACTAGATAATGTAGCAATATACAAATGATAAACTGTGCAGTTATTTGGCTTTTGGTGATGTGTTAGTATCTCTACCTtctgtgtctgtgcatattcaaaCTCTATgatacattttcttttatttaaaaaaaaaaaaaaatcatgctaaTTGTTAACGTCTGTTCTTAACAATGGTGCATATCTGTTTAATGTGACTATAACCAAAAGGCCAATCTTTGTCCAATTTCTGCTGACAGTGACAGTGAAAACCACAGAATGCAATGACATTTTTCTGCTCTGAAAGTTGAAGGGCTACTGGAGTCACTATTAAGGCCCGTGGGGACCTCGGCTGTAAACCACTGTTTTACAGCAAGTGCGTTCTAATTTGGCTTATTTTATACTACCAAAAGTACAAACTCCCTTGAGGTCAATCATGATCCTTTTTCACTGCATTCAGAAAAGAAAATTGTCATACTGTACAACCTCAACTATCTCTAAAGTATGCAGACAAATAAAAAGCAGTTTCTCTTGAATGTTCTATAGCagaacatcacacacacaaaggaATTACTGTTTTTTCTGACTCTTGACATAACTCCACGTAACAATTTGGTTTTCACatgaatatgttgtttttttgggaCATGATTTGTCAGTCTTTACTTACAAGTAACTGCATCATCATAGAAAAATATTGTTTAGACTCCTATAATAAGACTGTTATTATGTATGGCAGTATTTTAAGTATAGCAGGGAAAATACAATATTCAATGAGCAAAGTTAGAAATTTGTGTCGGTGACTTAGTACTCAGTTGGGATGTGGTTCTGCTGGGCATATCAAAAATGGTCTCTTGTTGCCCATAGAacagcaaagctaggtggaatgggccttgacagagctaggaggcaggcatatGGATATTGATATGATTTAAATGGAGGATTACTCTGAGGGGAGGAGCTTAGGGTTAATAGGAATAGTTATGTTTGGATTTGGTATTGGTGCTCCCTTGGTAGCTCAGAACCTGGCCATGTAGGGGTATCTTGGTATGCTCTTAAAGTTGGAAAAGAAAGCACCTGGTGGCTGTGTTaactgtttatgttatttataagaATGGTATATGGTTGTATAGATGTATTGCTGTTATTTATG
The nucleotide sequence above comes from Pelobates fuscus isolate aPelFus1 chromosome 4, aPelFus1.pri, whole genome shotgun sequence. Encoded proteins:
- the KLHL14 gene encoding kelch-like protein 14, which encodes MSRSGDRTSTFDPSHSDNLLHGLNLLWRKQLFCDVTLTAQGQQFHCHKAVLASCSQYFRSLFSSHPGQDGLPSVPKDQQQQTEEPGTPSSSPDDKLLVSPRAINNLVLQGCSSIGLRLVLEYLYTANVTLSLDTVEEVLSVSKILHIPQVTKLCVQFLNDQISVQNYKQVCKIAALHGLEETKKLANKYLVEDVLLLNFEEMRSMLDSLPPPVESELALFQMSVLWLEHDRETRMQYAPDLMKRLRFALIPAPELVERVQSVDFMRSDPVCQKLLLDAMNYHLMPFRQHCRQTLASRIRSNKKMLLLVGGLPPGPDRLPSNLVQYYDDEKKTWKILTIMPYNSAHHCVVEVENFLFVLGGEDQWNPNGKHSTNFVSRYDPRFNSWIQLPPMQERRASFYACRLDKHLYVIGGRNETGYLSSVECYNLETNEWRYVSSLPQPLAAHAGAVHNGKIYISGGVHNGEYVQWLYCYDPVMDVWARKQDMNTKRAIHALAVMNDRLYAIGGNHLKGFSHLDVMLVECYDPKGDQWNILQTPILEGRSGPGCAVLDDRFYLVGGYSWSMGAYKSSTICYSPEKASWTELEGDVAEPLAGPACATVILPACVPYNK